A genomic stretch from Maniola jurtina chromosome 26, ilManJurt1.1, whole genome shotgun sequence includes:
- the LOC123878280 gene encoding zinc finger protein 28 homolog: protein MSKYQLEEAYEHLVGHPLCGQGKLKQTLCVQCAQRLVNFSAFRDKSLRARSLMMELLDRHEVITIRHVKLISRVKYQLQSDIVSAVSEPDYCDVYIAHSDADGGTELDATAATDEAVAVKREAEPAAAQTELYPFSHMIPKPESSGDCEQASVAPSVLATNHGNEEHPTDTDDELDILSFENNTNIFVYSGKSQDPLLKLKESLAKISDNINLRTARPNVLLKNEHNSQDISSTQLGNYTDQIQYICDVCQKIFQRKSSLVTHIRAHTYANTFSCKLRERKFTQSSTSSSPRRTHTSDKPFVCKLCNYKCTENSNLVSHMRTHTGEKPFACKLCKYKCTQNGNLVRKIKPML from the exons atgagtaaataccagttggaagaagcatatgaacatttagtgggACATCCT TTGTGTGGTCAAGGAAAGCTCAAACAAACGCTTTGTGTGCAATGTGCCCAGAGACTGGTGAACTTTAGCGcattcagagacaagagcttgagagcgcgctccctgatgatggagctacttgacagacatgaagtg ATAACTATACGACATGTCAAATTGATAAGCCGCGTAAAATACCAACTACAGTCCGACATTGTCTCGGCGGTGTCGGAGCCCGACTACTGCGATGTGTACATAGCACACTCCGACGCGGACGGAGGGACAGAACTAGACGCGACTGCCGCAACTGACGAAGCAGTTGCAGTCAAACGGGAAGCCGAGCCAGCCGCCGCCCAAACAGAGTTATATCCTTTCAGCCACATGATTCCCAAGCCGGAGTCGTCGGGGGACTGCGAGCAAGCTTCGG tcgctccttcGGTACTCGCGACCAATCACGGAAACGAAGAACATCCGACTGATACAGACGACGAGTTGGATATATTGTCttttgaaaataatacaaacatttTTGTATATTCAGGGAAATCCCAGGACCCCTTACTAAAACTGAAGGAATCGTTGGCGAAAATAAGTGATAATATCAATTTGCGAACAGCGAGGCCAAATGTTCTTTTGAAAAACGAACACAATTCCCAGGATATATCCAGTACACAGTTAGGAAACTATACTGACCAGATACAGTATATCTGTGACGTGTGCCAAaagatatttcaacggaaaagtTCCTTAGTTACTCACATTAGGGCGCACACTTACGCAAACACTTTCTCATGTAAGTTAAGAGAGCGCAAATTCACTCAAAGTAGTACGTCATCGAGCCCCAGGAGGACTCACACTAGCGATAAGCCTTTCGTGTGcaagttgtgcaattataaatgtacagaaaatagtaatttagtgagtcacatgaggactcacactggcgaaaagcctttcgcttgtaagttatgtaaatacaaatgtacacaaaatggtaatttagtga gaaaaataaaaccaatgctCTAG